The following are encoded in a window of Candidatus Eisenbacteria bacterium genomic DNA:
- a CDS encoding fumarylacetoacetate hydrolase family protein: protein MERPAWVSDDAALCLSCQGESWREILEDGLLGEERALALESPPEAWSPLAGQRLGPVIPNPSKIIAVGLNYRDHALEQGKKPPDSPLLFSKAPSCLIGSGDPIRVPPQEGRVDAEAELAIVIGARAWRVRADETDAVILGYTIMNDVSGREAQFGDKQFFRGKSFDSFGPCGPWIVAAEGFDPCDRGIRCFWNGRKMQESSTSQLIFPPRDLVSYISHQMTLLPGDIIATGTPAGVGVFRDPPVFMKPGDVVRVEIDGIGVLENPVSAG from the coding sequence ATGGAGAGGCCGGCCTGGGTCTCCGATGACGCAGCGCTCTGTCTCTCATGCCAGGGGGAGAGCTGGCGAGAGATCCTCGAGGATGGTCTTCTCGGAGAGGAGCGCGCCCTTGCGCTCGAGTCGCCCCCGGAGGCCTGGTCCCCCCTTGCGGGCCAGCGTCTGGGTCCGGTCATCCCGAACCCATCGAAGATCATCGCGGTCGGCCTGAACTACAGAGACCATGCCCTGGAGCAGGGGAAGAAGCCTCCCGATTCCCCCCTCCTCTTCTCCAAGGCGCCCAGTTGCCTCATCGGAAGCGGCGATCCGATCCGGGTGCCGCCCCAGGAGGGAAGGGTCGACGCCGAGGCGGAGCTGGCGATCGTCATCGGAGCGCGGGCGTGGCGGGTCCGGGCCGATGAAACCGACGCCGTCATCCTCGGCTATACGATCATGAACGATGTCTCCGGACGCGAGGCCCAGTTCGGCGACAAGCAGTTCTTCCGCGGCAAGAGCTTCGACAGCTTCGGCCCCTGCGGGCCGTGGATTGTCGCCGCGGAGGGTTTCGATCCGTGCGATCGGGGCATTCGTTGTTTCTGGAACGGGCGCAAGATGCAAGAGAGCTCGACCTCGCAGCTCATCTTTCCCCCGCGAGACCTCGTCTCCTACATCAGCCACCAGATGACGCTTCTTCCCGGAGACATCATCGCCACCGGGACGCCGGCCGGCGTGGGGGTCTTTCGCGACCCGCCCGTCTTCATGAAGCCCGGCGATGTCGTCCGAGTCGAGATCGACGGCATAGGAGTTCTCGAGAATCCTGTGTCGGCCGGATGA
- a CDS encoding lysophospholipid acyltransferase family protein, whose amino-acid sequence MRPPGLLRAGDPAFTRQAGAFGPSAPAARHVLREGGKGRLVGLSDRIEHALLRAFVGVVSRLSARSGRALARGLGDLAFDVVRIRRSVTLGNLEAAFPERTDADRRRIARGAYRSFAQTSVDLARMNRLPREARLAMGDVAHREHLEAVASAGRGAILLTAHFGNWEWLGSLPAALGHRTKAIVGEHHNKLAGAYIDSIRARLGVGTLPAEKGLKDLILAMREGNLVVIVGDQDAGRDGVFVELMGRPASTAVGPVRLARRFGVPILQGFAVRLPDGRLRAEFLPPLLVPRGEDEGEDIRCHTEILTRNLEAFIRRYPEQWFWMHRRWKTRPRP is encoded by the coding sequence GTGCGGCCGCCTGGCTTGCTCCGCGCAGGAGATCCTGCCTTCACTCGGCAGGCTGGAGCTTTCGGGCCGAGTGCGCCGGCTGCACGGCATGTCCTACGCGAAGGCGGGAAGGGGCGCCTAGTGGGGCTTAGCGACCGGATCGAGCATGCCCTTCTGCGCGCCTTCGTGGGCGTCGTATCGAGGCTCTCGGCACGTTCCGGGCGCGCACTGGCCCGCGGACTCGGGGATCTCGCATTCGATGTCGTTCGCATTCGCCGGTCCGTGACGCTCGGGAATCTCGAGGCTGCCTTTCCCGAGAGGACGGATGCCGATCGGCGGCGGATCGCGAGGGGCGCCTACAGGAGCTTCGCTCAGACCTCGGTCGATCTGGCCCGGATGAATCGGCTCCCCCGCGAGGCGAGGCTCGCGATGGGGGATGTCGCGCATCGGGAGCATCTGGAAGCGGTGGCATCGGCCGGCCGGGGAGCGATCCTTCTGACCGCCCACTTCGGGAACTGGGAATGGCTGGGTTCGCTCCCGGCGGCCCTGGGGCACCGGACCAAGGCGATCGTCGGGGAGCACCACAACAAGCTGGCGGGCGCGTATATCGACTCGATCCGCGCTCGCCTGGGCGTGGGCACCCTGCCGGCGGAGAAGGGACTGAAGGATCTCATCCTTGCGATGAGGGAAGGGAACCTGGTCGTCATCGTCGGCGATCAGGACGCCGGGCGCGACGGGGTCTTCGTCGAGTTGATGGGGCGCCCCGCCTCGACCGCGGTGGGGCCGGTGCGGCTGGCGAGGCGATTCGGCGTGCCGATCCTGCAGGGATTCGCCGTCCGTCTCCCGGACGGCCGCCTGAGGGCGGAGTTCCTGCCGCCCCTTCTCGTGCCGCGCGGGGAGGACGAGGGGGAGGATATCCGCTGCCACACGGAGATCCTCACAAGGAATCTCGAGGCGTTCATCCGCCGCTACCCCGAGCAATGGTTCTGGATGCATCGCCGGTGGAAGACGCGCCCGCGGCCTTAG
- the dprA gene encoding DNA-protecting protein DprA, which translates to MTEPRLRRLRWIAWSLRHDLRPLALASVARSCPGSPPELPVRPDRIPGDLALRPSDLRQMTAARPGIEEAAAIEEEATRRGVEILTPEDHPWLRRLWTELADPPAVLYVRGRLHDPAAPSLAIVGARYASDAGLSLARSLARDLAMAGMTIVSGLALGIDGAAHRGALEAGGRTIAVLAGGIDRPTPPSHARLGEAIALSGALVSEFPLGVEPRPLHFPRRNRILAALGGMIVVVEGRGRSGARSTVDHALAIGRDVGAVPRDPVGEGSILPNALLRSGAILVTSAADIIERFGVPAPGGLSADDGGCDAETAAEGLDARILGALASGPRSLDSLCGRLACSAQEILPSLGRLELSGRVRRLHGMSYAKAGRGA; encoded by the coding sequence ATGACTGAGCCGCGCCTCAGGCGGCTCCGGTGGATCGCCTGGTCGCTGCGTCACGATCTCAGGCCGCTCGCGCTCGCCTCCGTGGCGCGATCCTGCCCTGGATCGCCTCCCGAGCTGCCAGTCCGCCCCGACCGGATCCCGGGCGATCTCGCCCTTCGTCCTTCCGATCTCCGGCAGATGACCGCCGCGCGGCCCGGCATCGAGGAGGCCGCGGCGATCGAGGAGGAAGCGACGCGGCGGGGGGTCGAGATCCTCACCCCCGAGGACCACCCCTGGCTCCGACGGCTCTGGACCGAGCTCGCGGACCCGCCGGCCGTCCTCTACGTGCGGGGAAGGCTGCACGATCCCGCCGCGCCGTCGCTGGCGATCGTGGGAGCGAGATACGCGAGCGACGCGGGTCTGTCGCTCGCCCGGTCGCTCGCGCGGGATCTGGCCATGGCGGGAATGACCATCGTGAGCGGGCTCGCCCTCGGAATCGACGGCGCCGCTCACCGCGGCGCGCTCGAGGCCGGCGGCCGCACGATCGCGGTCCTCGCCGGGGGCATCGACCGCCCCACGCCGCCCAGCCACGCCAGGCTCGGCGAGGCGATCGCTCTCTCGGGGGCGCTCGTGAGCGAGTTTCCCTTGGGGGTCGAGCCGCGGCCCCTCCACTTTCCCCGCCGCAATCGGATCCTGGCCGCGCTGGGAGGGATGATCGTCGTGGTCGAGGGTCGCGGGCGCAGCGGCGCGCGCTCGACGGTCGATCATGCCCTCGCCATAGGGCGGGACGTGGGGGCTGTTCCCCGCGATCCGGTGGGGGAGGGATCGATCCTGCCGAACGCGCTCCTGCGAAGCGGGGCGATTCTCGTCACGTCCGCCGCCGATATCATCGAGCGCTTTGGCGTGCCTGCCCCGGGCGGGCTGTCTGCAGACGATGGTGGATGCGACGCTGAGACTGCGGCCGAAGGGCTCGATGCTCGCATCCTGGGGGCGCTCGCCTCGGGTCCCCGCTCGCTCGACAGCCTGTGCGGCCGCCTGGCTTGCTCCGCGCAGGAGATCCTGCCTTCACTCGGCAGGCTGGAGCTTTCGGGCCGAGTGCGCCGGCTGCACGGCATGTCCTACGCGAAGGCGGGAAGGGGCGCCTAG
- the obgE gene encoding GTPase ObgE, whose product MFVDEARIRVVAGGGGDGCVSFRREKFVPRGGPDGGDGGDGGDVVLIVDPDMRTLLHLRHRPLHEAGRGMNGSGKQCSGRRGGDYLIRLPAGTVVRDAETGALVADLVVAGDSFLVARGGKGGKGNVHFKSSTRRSPRFATPGGEGEARDLLLELRLLADVGIVGLPNVGKSTLLSRVSNARPKIGDYAFTTLEPNLGIVPGGEFYAFVMADIPGLVEGAHKGRGLGARFLKHIERTRVLLFLLDSISEDPEKDLQILRREIESWSGALCRRPWLVAFSRADLRGDSWSPPRVAGQEALAFSAHSGRGIQNLLRALREFLDRCEEPRVPEAAPESQSDPSGTRSFAERIDRGEALGDSPWPRQWLVLRSEDPAAEETDD is encoded by the coding sequence ATGTTTGTCGATGAGGCCAGGATCCGCGTCGTCGCGGGCGGCGGGGGCGACGGATGCGTGAGCTTCCGCCGGGAGAAGTTCGTTCCGCGCGGAGGCCCTGACGGCGGAGACGGCGGGGACGGCGGCGATGTCGTGCTGATCGTCGATCCCGACATGCGAACCCTGTTGCATCTGCGACACCGGCCTCTTCATGAGGCCGGCAGAGGGATGAACGGCTCGGGCAAGCAGTGCTCGGGAAGGCGCGGCGGCGATTACCTGATCCGCCTTCCCGCCGGCACGGTGGTCCGCGACGCGGAGACCGGAGCGCTCGTCGCGGATCTGGTCGTCGCCGGCGACTCCTTCCTCGTCGCCCGAGGCGGGAAGGGCGGCAAGGGGAACGTCCACTTCAAGTCCTCGACAAGGCGTTCGCCGCGATTCGCCACCCCCGGGGGGGAAGGGGAGGCGAGGGACCTCCTGCTTGAGCTGCGCCTGCTCGCCGACGTGGGGATCGTCGGTCTGCCCAACGTGGGGAAGTCGACGTTGCTCTCGCGCGTCTCGAACGCCCGGCCCAAGATCGGCGACTACGCTTTCACGACCCTGGAGCCGAATCTGGGAATCGTCCCCGGCGGAGAGTTCTACGCCTTCGTGATGGCCGACATCCCGGGTCTCGTGGAGGGGGCTCACAAGGGACGCGGACTGGGAGCCCGCTTCCTGAAGCACATCGAGCGCACCCGCGTCCTGCTCTTCCTGCTCGACAGCATCTCGGAGGACCCAGAGAAGGATCTTCAGATCCTTCGCAGGGAGATCGAGAGCTGGAGCGGCGCTCTATGCCGGCGTCCATGGCTCGTAGCATTCAGTCGCGCCGACTTGCGCGGAGATTCATGGTCGCCGCCCCGCGTGGCCGGGCAAGAGGCTCTGGCCTTCTCGGCCCACTCCGGCCGCGGCATCCAGAACCTCCTCCGCGCCCTGCGGGAGTTTCTCGATCGCTGCGAGGAGCCGCGCGTCCCGGAGGCCGCGCCGGAATCGCAGTCGGATCCAAGCGGGACGCGGAGCTTCGCGGAGCGGATCGACCGGGGGGAGGCTCTTGGGGATTCCCCGTGGCCGCGCCAATGGCTCGTCCTTCGTTCGGAGGACCCGGCGGCGGAGGAGACCGATGACTGA